From a single Campylobacter concisus genomic region:
- a CDS encoding NAD(P)H-dependent oxidoreductase — protein sequence MNYLEILKFRHACKIFDENKKIGAGEFDFILEAGRLSPSSTGLEQWDILVVQNKELREKIKALSWNQAQITSCSHLVVVLAKIKEVKFGSTYVNKMIARNTNKDPEAIAARQKFYHDFLLANFKNDDELTFQWSHEQCMIIATNMMNAAASLGIDSCPIEGFDRHALNKLLGLDESFQRVAIMVPFGYRLNPQPKKLRREISDIVTWIC from the coding sequence ATGAACTATCTTGAAATTTTAAAATTTCGTCACGCGTGCAAAATTTTTGATGAGAACAAAAAGATCGGTGCTGGAGAGTTTGATTTTATACTAGAAGCTGGTAGATTAAGCCCTAGTTCAACCGGTCTTGAGCAGTGGGATATCTTAGTCGTTCAAAATAAAGAGCTTAGAGAAAAAATAAAAGCTCTTTCATGGAATCAAGCGCAAATCACATCTTGCTCGCATTTAGTTGTCGTTTTAGCTAAGATCAAAGAGGTGAAATTTGGAAGCACATACGTTAATAAAATGATCGCTAGAAATACCAATAAAGATCCTGAAGCCATTGCTGCAAGGCAAAAATTTTATCACGACTTTTTGCTAGCAAATTTTAAAAATGATGATGAGCTAACATTTCAGTGGTCACATGAACAATGCATGATAATCGCCACAAATATGATGAATGCAGCTGCAAGTTTGGGCATTGATAGTTGCCCAATAGAAGGCTTTGACAGACACGCTTTAAATAAACTTTTGGGGCTTGATGAGAGCTTTCAAAGAGTGGCTATTATGGTGCCATTTGGCTACCGCCTAAATCCACAACCAAAAAAACTTCGTAGAGAAATTTCTGATATCGTTACTTGGATTTGTTAA
- a CDS encoding disulfide bond formation protein B gives MSFFNEKNFDFVMATAVLLVLAIPVGIANIYLGYVIGEGPCTLCWWERIDMVVVGVAGILILRYGLKARYIAAVLFGAAYGIFMTLRHASFSLYRDVGMGFGGDIFGAHTYTWGILVYWVVVVAMGLMMLFAKDKVVSSDIARADTRIKSLNAYSKFVIALSLFVILSNAVQALISAGIPPYSGKGDPERISLNNTWTAGVWKRFEKPFSFTGANVVEDPFIAGEPKDISVKFNSDPSGGAFTDVKPALSVKNSFPLPFETKGIFGKGVTSGLAYNAKNDTFGISNTEGGVYFTDANFKEIAHAIIDKPNGRNIKKAVASTFVGDMLVTTGFNKTTFAVKPVQKVDAYHEWRYFRESTGGLESAWKFDRPALLTIRAKKQYVLTLAKDPQSTYMYMITVPNERAKNLILIKVDSKDKMLSGETIVTSALALKDKRDLKDYYVTAGDVAGGKFLAYSKNYNTLLVIDLADAKVVDAYAMPQIGDISGLAVKGGSIYALAHKDGKVNVVELNNPLGE, from the coding sequence ATGAGTTTTTTTAACGAAAAAAATTTTGACTTTGTTATGGCCACCGCGGTCTTGCTCGTGCTTGCTATCCCAGTCGGTATCGCAAACATTTATCTTGGCTACGTTATCGGCGAGGGCCCTTGCACGCTTTGCTGGTGGGAGCGCATAGATATGGTCGTGGTCGGCGTTGCTGGTATCTTGATACTGCGCTACGGACTAAAAGCTCGCTACATAGCCGCCGTGCTTTTTGGCGCTGCGTATGGTATTTTCATGACGCTTAGGCATGCGAGCTTTAGTTTATATAGAGACGTAGGTATGGGCTTTGGCGGCGATATATTCGGTGCGCACACCTATACGTGGGGCATTTTGGTGTACTGGGTCGTGGTCGTGGCAATGGGACTCATGATGCTTTTTGCCAAAGATAAGGTCGTCTCGAGCGATATCGCACGCGCTGATACCAGGATCAAGTCTCTTAACGCGTATTCAAAATTTGTGATAGCTTTGAGCCTATTTGTCATTCTATCAAATGCCGTTCAGGCGCTCATCTCGGCAGGTATCCCGCCGTATAGCGGCAAGGGCGATCCAGAGCGCATCAGCCTAAACAACACTTGGACAGCGGGCGTTTGGAAAAGATTTGAAAAGCCGTTTTCATTCACCGGCGCAAACGTCGTCGAAGATCCGTTTATAGCGGGCGAGCCAAAAGATATAAGCGTCAAATTTAACTCCGATCCAAGCGGCGGCGCGTTTACGGACGTGAAGCCCGCGCTTAGCGTGAAAAACAGCTTCCCGCTCCCTTTTGAGACAAAAGGAATTTTCGGCAAAGGCGTAACGAGCGGACTAGCGTATAACGCTAAAAACGATACTTTCGGCATCTCAAACACCGAAGGCGGCGTTTATTTTACGGACGCGAATTTTAAAGAGATCGCTCATGCTATCATCGACAAACCAAACGGTCGCAATATCAAAAAGGCTGTCGCATCGACCTTTGTCGGCGACATGCTGGTAACTACAGGCTTTAACAAAACGACATTTGCCGTTAAGCCTGTCCAAAAAGTAGACGCGTATCACGAGTGGAGATATTTTAGAGAGAGCACCGGCGGGCTCGAGTCTGCGTGGAAGTTCGACCGCCCGGCACTTTTAACTATAAGGGCGAAAAAACAATACGTCCTAACGCTCGCAAAAGATCCGCAAAGCACCTATATGTATATGATCACGGTGCCAAACGAGCGCGCTAAGAACTTGATTCTCATCAAAGTCGATAGTAAAGATAAGATGCTGAGTGGCGAAACTATCGTGACGTCAGCCCTCGCGCTAAAAGATAAACGCGATCTAAAAGACTACTATGTCACGGCTGGCGACGTCGCGGGCGGTAAATTTTTGGCCTACTCCAAAAACTACAACACCTTACTCGTGATCGACCTTGCGGACGCGAAGGTAGTCGATGCCTATGCGATGCCGCAAATCGGCGACATCTCCGGACTAGCGGTAAAGGGCGGTAGCATCTACGCTCTAGCGCATAAGGACGGCAAAGTAAACGTAGTAGAGCTAAATAACCCTCTGGGTGAGTAA
- the selD gene encoding selenide, water dikinase SelD, with protein MIYHDKKLTQFVRAAGUAAKLDPSGLHKTISSLNLSHPNLLSSTNSNEDASVFKISSDLALVQTLDFITPVVNDPFIYGQIAAANSLSDVFAMGGEVINALNIVGFDSCNLAPEILGEILQGGADKVKECGGIIVGGHTIETQQMYYGLSVTGRVHPDKFWANNTAINGNVLILTKPLGSGILSTAIKADLLSMEQIKEAATIMAQLNFYALKALDGIKVYGATDVTGFGFLGHLSEMLNEKISFEIYEKNVPIIASAKEFADMGIIPEGSYKNREFAKHFVDKEADILLFDAQTSGGLLLAVGEKDAMLAVKRLKEVGYEHSVVVGMAISKGKFGINLR; from the coding sequence ATGATCTACCACGACAAAAAGCTTACGCAGTTCGTTAGAGCTGCTGGCTGAGCTGCTAAGCTTGACCCGTCGGGTCTACACAAAACGATTAGTAGTTTAAATTTATCTCATCCAAATCTGCTCTCAAGCACAAATTCTAACGAGGATGCGAGTGTCTTTAAAATTTCAAGTGATCTTGCACTTGTTCAAACGCTTGACTTTATAACGCCTGTGGTAAATGATCCTTTTATTTACGGTCAAATCGCTGCTGCAAATAGCCTAAGCGACGTCTTTGCAATGGGTGGTGAGGTGATAAATGCTCTAAACATCGTAGGCTTTGATAGTTGTAACTTGGCACCTGAAATTTTAGGTGAAATTTTGCAAGGCGGAGCCGATAAAGTAAAAGAGTGTGGTGGCATTATAGTTGGCGGGCATACGATCGAGACACAGCAGATGTATTATGGGCTTAGCGTTACTGGAAGGGTACATCCTGATAAATTTTGGGCAAATAATACAGCTATAAATGGCAATGTTTTGATACTTACAAAGCCCCTTGGAAGCGGCATTTTAAGCACAGCAATAAAGGCTGATTTATTAAGCATGGAGCAGATAAAAGAGGCTGCAACTATCATGGCACAGCTAAATTTTTATGCATTAAAAGCACTTGATGGCATCAAAGTCTACGGCGCTACTGATGTGACTGGATTTGGCTTTTTGGGGCATTTAAGCGAAATGCTAAATGAAAAGATCAGTTTTGAAATTTATGAAAAAAACGTGCCAATCATTGCAAGCGCAAAGGAATTTGCAGATATGGGCATTATTCCAGAAGGAAGCTATAAAAACCGCGAATTTGCAAAGCATTTTGTAGATAAAGAAGCTGACATTTTACTATTTGACGCACAAACTTCTGGTGGGCTTTTGCTCGCAGTTGGCGAAAAGGACGCGATGCTTGCAGTAAAACGCTTAAAAGAAGTAGGTTATGAGCACTCAGTGGTAGTTGGTATGGCTATAAGTAAAGGCAAATTTGGCATAAATTTGCGCTAA
- the yedF gene encoding sulfurtransferase-like selenium metabolism protein YedF, whose translation MTRTINCRNLECPKPVIMTKNALEGLNEGESLEIIVNALAPKENISRFLKNQNIEFSLESNGNETKILATKGKNALEFTNFDEFICDITPKNNKVLYLNEERAGSGEVGINLLSKFLGAFLQVEKKPKIIICVNNAVKMTTNRSHPSFKPLKDLEAAGVKILSCGSCLEAYKLVSDLAIGEISNAYEIIDILSTHEQIKL comes from the coding sequence ATGACAAGAACAATTAATTGCAGAAATTTAGAGTGCCCAAAACCAGTCATCATGACTAAAAACGCACTTGAGGGTTTAAATGAGGGAGAGAGCCTAGAGATCATCGTAAATGCCCTAGCTCCAAAAGAAAATATCTCAAGATTTTTAAAAAATCAAAATATAGAATTTAGCCTAGAAAGCAACGGTAATGAGACTAAAATTTTAGCTACAAAAGGTAAAAATGCGCTTGAGTTTACAAATTTTGATGAGTTTATCTGCGACATAACACCAAAAAATAATAAAGTACTCTATCTGAATGAAGAGCGCGCGGGAAGTGGCGAAGTGGGAATAAATTTACTATCAAAATTCTTAGGAGCATTTCTTCAAGTTGAGAAAAAACCAAAGATAATAATCTGCGTAAATAACGCTGTAAAGATGACAACAAACCGCTCACACCCAAGCTTTAAGCCGCTTAAAGATCTTGAAGCTGCTGGTGTTAAAATTTTAAGCTGCGGAAGCTGCTTGGAGGCTTATAAGCTAGTAAGTGATCTTGCGATTGGCGAAATTTCAAATGCTTATGAGATCATCGACATACTCTCAACTCACGAGCAGATCAAACTATGA
- a CDS encoding formate dehydrogenase subunit gamma yields MTRILTLLFTLFVTAMATQGPTGVNQYNSAIWAAERIENIKPYEQGLGPIFTFIQGNDYFAIAALSIILAVIGAFALHFLIIGPKHFSHDGKKVFAFSLIIRIAHGLAAISWIILVPTGIIIMWGAELGGGTFVRFCRYLHDTATVIFAVSVLPMLFTWTKRMLPAIYDIRWMMIVGGYLSKKKRPVPAGKFNAGQKAWYWIAIPGGIVMIITGAIMYFTDFKEPAVASWFGLTQIDLLRYSVIIHNCLGIACAVFFLVHIYMAAIAIHGAIWSMITGYKEEEEVYVLHHYWYQELVRENKIPVSDYEKSYTNLK; encoded by the coding sequence ATGACGAGAATTCTTACTCTGCTTTTTACATTATTTGTAACAGCAATGGCAACTCAAGGACCAACTGGCGTCAATCAATATAATAGTGCCATTTGGGCGGCTGAAAGGATAGAAAATATCAAGCCATACGAACAAGGTTTGGGGCCGATATTTACTTTTATCCAAGGTAATGATTATTTTGCAATAGCAGCACTTTCTATCATTTTGGCTGTTATTGGAGCATTTGCATTACACTTTTTAATCATTGGACCAAAACATTTTAGTCATGATGGTAAAAAGGTGTTTGCTTTTTCATTGATCATACGTATAGCTCATGGTTTGGCAGCGATCTCATGGATCATTTTAGTGCCAACTGGTATCATCATTATGTGGGGTGCAGAGCTTGGCGGTGGAACATTTGTGCGTTTCTGTAGATACTTGCACGATACAGCAACTGTGATCTTTGCTGTTTCTGTGCTTCCTATGTTATTTACCTGGACAAAGAGAATGCTTCCAGCAATTTATGATATCAGATGGATGATGATAGTTGGTGGCTATTTATCAAAGAAAAAGAGACCTGTTCCGGCTGGTAAATTTAATGCTGGTCAAAAAGCATGGTACTGGATTGCTATCCCTGGTGGTATCGTTATGATAATTACTGGCGCGATTATGTATTTTACGGACTTCAAAGAGCCAGCGGTTGCTTCTTGGTTTGGTCTTACACAAATTGATCTTTTAAGATACAGCGTAATTATCCATAACTGTCTTGGCATTGCATGTGCAGTATTTTTCTTAGTTCATATTTATATGGCAGCTATTGCTATTCATGGTGCTATTTGGTCGATGATTACTGGATATAAAGAGGAAGAAGAAGTTTATGTTCTTCATCACTACTGGTATCAAGAGCTTGTTAGAGAGAATAAAATTCCAGTATCTGATTATGAAAAGTCTTACACAAATTTAAAATAA
- a CDS encoding DJ-1/PfpI family protein — protein MPNESILLLPGGQGTRALVNDSEFILRLKECVLASKFCLSVCTGSALIARTGELDGLRATSNKRSLKWVKSCGLVVKWQECARWVRTGKFYTALGVAAGMDMALGFISDHFGKELAQKIANETEYNWQKSSKIDKFAKNYGY, from the coding sequence ATGCCAAATGAGAGCATTTTGCTACTCCCTGGTGGTCAGGGCACAAGGGCACTTGTAAATGATAGTGAGTTTATTTTGAGACTTAAAGAGTGCGTTTTGGCATCCAAATTTTGCCTAAGCGTATGCACAGGTTCGGCGCTCATCGCTCGCACAGGAGAGCTTGACGGCTTAAGGGCTACTTCAAATAAAAGGTCACTTAAATGGGTGAAAAGTTGCGGCTTAGTGGTAAAGTGGCAAGAGTGCGCTAGGTGGGTGAGGACAGGTAAGTTCTACACAGCTTTAGGCGTGGCTGCTGGCATGGATATGGCGCTTGGTTTTATTAGCGATCATTTTGGCAAGGAACTAGCCCAAAAGATCGCAAACGAGACTGAATACAACTGGCAAAAAAGCTCAAAGATAGACAAATTTGCCAAAAATTATGGATACTAA
- the nspC gene encoding carboxynorspermidine decarboxylase — translation MNEILKSIKTPAYVCEEAKVRKNLELLKYVKEQSGAKILVALKGFAFSGVMDMVGSYLDGATCSGLHEAKFANEYVKGEIHTYSPAFKDEDFDEILKISKHITFNSFAQWQKFKGIALQNGIICGLRVNPEVSLAPTDSYNPCGKFSRLGITRANFKPELLDGISGLHFHALCEESASSLQTVLEAFEEKFGEFIPKMKWINMGGGHHITRADYDVELLIKIVRRFREKYGVEVYLEPGEAVGWQTGFLISSVLDIVYNEKDIAILDTSAEAHMPDTVLMPYRPAVRGESKNGKFTYRFGGNTCLAGDIVGLEAGDAEYKFDSELKIGDRVIFEDQIHYTIVKNTTFNGIKLPDLVLLKENGEIKMIREFGYEEYRRRN, via the coding sequence ATGAACGAAATTTTAAAGAGCATAAAAACCCCAGCCTACGTTTGTGAAGAGGCAAAAGTACGTAAAAATTTAGAGCTTTTAAAGTATGTAAAAGAGCAAAGTGGGGCTAAAATTTTAGTAGCTCTTAAAGGCTTTGCGTTTAGCGGAGTGATGGATATGGTTGGCTCTTATCTTGACGGTGCGACTTGCAGTGGGCTTCATGAGGCAAAATTTGCAAACGAATACGTAAAAGGCGAGATTCATACTTATAGTCCAGCCTTTAAGGACGAGGATTTTGATGAAATTTTAAAAATTTCAAAGCATATCACATTTAACTCTTTTGCTCAGTGGCAAAAATTTAAAGGCATTGCCCTGCAAAATGGCATCATCTGCGGCCTGCGCGTAAATCCAGAGGTCTCGCTAGCACCGACTGATAGCTACAACCCATGCGGTAAATTTAGCAGGCTTGGCATTACAAGGGCAAATTTTAAGCCTGAGCTTCTTGATGGTATTAGTGGGCTTCATTTTCACGCGCTTTGCGAGGAGAGTGCGAGTAGCTTGCAGACTGTGCTAGAGGCATTTGAGGAGAAATTTGGCGAGTTTATCCCAAAGATGAAATGGATAAACATGGGCGGAGGACATCACATCACGAGGGCTGATTACGATGTGGAGCTACTTATAAAGATAGTTAGGCGCTTTCGTGAGAAGTACGGCGTAGAGGTCTATCTGGAGCCTGGTGAGGCTGTGGGCTGGCAGACTGGCTTTTTGATAAGCAGCGTGCTTGACATCGTGTATAACGAGAAAGATATTGCCATCCTTGACACCTCGGCCGAGGCGCACATGCCAGATACCGTGCTCATGCCTTACCGCCCAGCTGTTAGAGGCGAGAGTAAAAATGGCAAATTTACTTATAGATTTGGCGGCAATACCTGCCTAGCAGGTGATATAGTGGGACTTGAAGCGGGCGATGCGGAGTATAAATTTGATAGTGAGCTAAAAATCGGTGACCGCGTCATCTTTGAAGATCAAATCCATTACACGATCGTGAAAAACACGACATTTAACGGCATAAAACTGCCTGATTTGGTGCTTTTAAAAGAAAATGGCGAGATTAAGATGATCCGTGAATTTGGATACGAAGAGTATAGGCGCAGAAACTAA
- a CDS encoding MoaD/ThiS family protein: protein MIEIEFLGPIGLENIKVEAKNLGEVKAALSKKEELKKWLNICAVAVNDEIVSDINFALKSGDKISILPPVCGG, encoded by the coding sequence GTGATAGAGATCGAATTTCTTGGGCCTATCGGGCTTGAAAATATAAAAGTAGAAGCAAAAAATTTAGGCGAAGTAAAAGCGGCTTTAAGCAAGAAAGAAGAGCTTAAAAAATGGCTAAATATCTGTGCGGTTGCCGTAAATGACGAGATCGTAAGCGATATAAATTTTGCTCTTAAATCAGGCGATAAAATTTCTATTTTGCCACCAGTTTGTGGGGGCTAA
- a CDS encoding molybdopterin synthase catalytic subunit produces MQIYNGSLDVQSITNEWYERFKDKNCGALITFVGIVREEGGISALSFDIYEPILKKWLDAWQERAKKENAYVLFAHSKGDVAVHTSSYVAGVVSPQRKVALRLINEFVEDFKANAPIWKYDVINGERIYAKERSQAINGAGILA; encoded by the coding sequence ATGCAAATTTATAATGGAAGTTTGGATGTTCAAAGCATCACAAACGAGTGGTATGAACGCTTTAAGGATAAAAACTGCGGTGCGCTCATCACTTTTGTTGGAATCGTAAGAGAAGAAGGTGGTATTTCGGCGCTTAGCTTTGATATCTATGAGCCGATCCTTAAAAAATGGCTAGATGCTTGGCAGGAGCGAGCCAAAAAAGAAAATGCCTACGTACTCTTTGCTCACTCAAAAGGCGATGTAGCCGTGCATACGAGCTCTTATGTAGCAGGCGTTGTGAGCCCTCAAAGAAAGGTCGCGCTAAGGCTAATCAATGAGTTTGTCGAGGACTTTAAGGCAAATGCGCCGATCTGGAAATATGACGTGATAAATGGCGAGAGAATTTATGCAAAAGAGCGCAGCCAAGCGATAAATGGTGCTGGAATTTTAGCTTAA
- a CDS encoding molybdate transport repressor encodes MITKESKKDVFWALAFGLGLFAFSIVGYFYLALGAVSLFGIIIGALSVFFCVRKIFQNNFLRIEDDGFIITKGSKSIKFYFKDIYEIAIKSFGDKKKVETLSIKFKKNRLDRDACFGLVQPLGDDLIIIFDKYELSKFTISKELRDRLNNFRA; translated from the coding sequence ATGATAACAAAAGAGAGTAAAAAAGATGTTTTTTGGGCACTAGCCTTTGGGCTTGGGCTTTTTGCCTTTAGCATCGTTGGCTACTTTTATCTAGCTCTTGGTGCAGTGTCTCTCTTTGGCATCATCATTGGTGCTCTCTCAGTGTTCTTTTGTGTTAGAAAAATTTTTCAAAACAACTTTTTACGTATTGAAGATGATGGGTTTATCATCACAAAAGGCTCAAAAAGCATAAAATTTTACTTTAAGGATATCTACGAAATCGCCATTAAAAGCTTTGGCGATAAGAAAAAAGTTGAAACTTTGAGCATAAAATTTAAGAAAAACCGTCTTGATAGAGATGCTTGCTTTGGATTAGTGCAACCACTAGGTGATGATTTGATCATCATTTTTGATAAATATGAACTCTCAAAATTTACTATTTCAAAAGAGCTAAGAGATAGGCTTAATAATTTTAGAGCATAA
- a CDS encoding TonB-dependent receptor domain-containing protein, whose product MRPILSLAVLSSLLLANEANLDIIKPIKEFAPPPVITPNVAQSAFVENQFDRTQRSEYPFVTNLLDNSADMFHISAGMYGKSFYNSSLFKYRGANFYTILNANFTKANNYKDGSGKKWNYGYNRQGQSAILGFVPNDLSELRLTFLRDNIDKDKQPEHAMDAFKTTRKVGKLNIRLGEEDLSNTLNFEFILKKVERKADNFHLRDATPNVKVDLKRNIFEANLKYDADFASFHNQIGAGFEKDKHGGKRYMKQGNNWIFNGYRFADVRNDKFMLFDTLAYKFNEANEASLALKYEEQRSKLNGIDTKFFAPNPIAPNTTRKLVRQIYGEDVSDKIKKDAFSASLKYKFSPNDKDSYFAKLESLSRLPSNMERFNALYGQNDSGWIANPNLEPERHNRAVLGFKFGSEFYKEYLNSLQNKDAFSFSGHFIADSVKNLIIFDRRHSKVPMPLNKNAVISRNVDATLYSVNFNTEYSFARHFGLKSSLYYNYGQNKTDGKPLYQIRPFEANFAFDYKDYASFGSYNLGTALRLVSKQTRGDFSKQNGLGIDKKEAAKGFGLLDLYGGVEFKNKVGIRFGVANLFDKDYAEFISGDHVAALDPVVVHAPGRTFFISFHSSF is encoded by the coding sequence ATGAGGCCCATTTTAAGCCTAGCAGTTCTTTCATCACTGCTTCTAGCAAATGAAGCAAATTTAGACATTATAAAGCCTATTAAAGAATTTGCTCCGCCACCAGTCATTACGCCAAACGTTGCACAGAGTGCCTTTGTTGAAAATCAATTTGACCGCACTCAAAGAAGCGAATATCCATTTGTTACAAATTTGCTTGATAACTCAGCTGATATGTTTCATATCTCAGCTGGAATGTATGGCAAAAGCTTTTACAACTCATCGCTTTTTAAATATCGCGGCGCAAATTTTTACACCATTTTAAATGCAAATTTCACCAAAGCAAATAATTATAAAGATGGAAGTGGCAAAAAATGGAACTATGGCTACAATAGGCAAGGTCAAAGCGCTATTTTAGGCTTCGTGCCAAATGATCTTAGCGAGCTTAGGCTTACGTTTTTAAGGGATAATATCGATAAAGACAAGCAGCCAGAGCACGCAATGGATGCCTTTAAAACGACAAGAAAAGTTGGCAAGCTAAATATTAGATTAGGCGAAGAAGATCTTTCAAATACGCTAAATTTCGAATTTATCCTAAAAAAAGTTGAGCGAAAAGCTGATAATTTTCATTTAAGAGATGCTACTCCAAATGTGAAAGTGGATTTAAAGAGAAATATATTTGAGGCAAATTTAAAGTATGACGCTGACTTTGCAAGCTTTCACAATCAAATAGGCGCTGGCTTTGAAAAAGATAAACATGGTGGCAAAAGATACATGAAGCAAGGCAACAACTGGATCTTTAATGGATATAGATTTGCTGATGTTCGAAATGATAAATTTATGCTCTTTGACACACTTGCTTATAAATTTAATGAAGCAAATGAAGCCTCGCTTGCCTTAAAATATGAAGAGCAAAGAAGTAAATTAAATGGTATCGACACTAAATTTTTCGCACCAAATCCGATCGCACCTAATACCACTCGCAAATTAGTTCGTCAAATTTATGGTGAGGACGTAAGCGATAAGATCAAAAAAGACGCTTTTAGTGCAAGCCTAAAATATAAATTTTCACCAAACGACAAGGATAGCTACTTTGCAAAACTTGAGAGTTTATCTCGCTTGCCAAGCAATATGGAGCGTTTTAACGCACTTTATGGACAAAATGACTCTGGCTGGATAGCAAATCCGAATTTAGAGCCAGAAAGACACAACAGAGCGGTTCTTGGCTTTAAATTTGGTAGCGAGTTTTACAAAGAGTATCTAAACTCGCTTCAAAACAAAGATGCATTTAGCTTTAGCGGGCATTTCATCGCTGATAGCGTTAAAAATTTGATCATTTTTGATAGACGCCACTCAAAAGTCCCAATGCCGCTAAACAAAAATGCTGTCATCTCGAGAAACGTTGATGCAACGCTTTATAGTGTAAATTTCAATACAGAATATAGCTTTGCAAGGCACTTTGGCTTAAAAAGCTCACTTTACTACAACTACGGACAAAACAAAACTGATGGCAAGCCGCTTTATCAAATAAGGCCTTTTGAGGCAAATTTTGCATTTGACTACAAAGACTATGCAAGCTTTGGTAGCTATAATCTTGGCACCGCACTAAGGCTAGTTTCAAAGCAAACTAGAGGCGATTTTAGCAAGCAAAATGGTCTAGGCATTGATAAAAAAGAGGCCGCAAAAGGATTTGGCTTGCTTGATCTTTATGGTGGCGTAGAATTTAAAAACAAAGTCGGCATAAGATTTGGCGTAGCAAATTTATTTGATAAAGATTATGCAGAATTTATTAGCGGTGATCACGTGGCAGCACTTGATCCAGTAGTCGTTCATGCCCCTGGCAGGACATTTTTCATTAGCTTTCACAGCAGTTTTTGA
- a CDS encoding ABC transporter substrate-binding protein: MLNRRKFLGLSTALGVSAFAPNLFAKESFNMWGAPAIPSVIMAVAALQGELNKTYDVSLNIWKTPDQLRAGVASGDIKVTMSPSNVAANLRNQGLDFAMLNLLTLGVMNAMVKDEKIKNLEDFVGKKLIMPFRGDMPDLILRALCKKRGIDVSKIDITYTATPPEALLLFLQKDFDILIVPQPLGEATILRGKKAGVSVHYSVDFPKIWGESFGTKPIIPMAGIIVERGFYEKNLNLFDTLHSDLKNALSWILENKQSAAKIGSSYLPAPEVALANAFDKANLTVTKANELQNEIMAFFEEIYQFNPKFLGGKMPDKGLFL; the protein is encoded by the coding sequence ATGTTAAATAGAAGAAAATTTTTAGGACTTAGCACAGCTTTAGGCGTTAGCGCATTTGCACCAAATTTATTTGCAAAAGAGAGCTTTAATATGTGGGGTGCGCCAGCAATCCCAAGCGTCATAATGGCGGTTGCTGCACTGCAAGGGGAGTTAAATAAAACTTATGATGTAAGCCTAAATATCTGGAAAACACCAGATCAGCTTCGTGCAGGCGTAGCTAGCGGCGATATCAAGGTCACGATGTCACCATCAAATGTAGCTGCAAATTTAAGGAATCAAGGGCTTGATTTTGCTATGTTAAATTTACTGACCCTTGGCGTTATGAACGCTATGGTTAAGGATGAAAAGATCAAAAATTTAGAGGATTTTGTAGGCAAAAAGCTCATCATGCCATTTCGAGGCGACATGCCTGATCTTATCCTAAGAGCGCTTTGCAAGAAACGAGGCATAGACGTTAGCAAGATAGACATCACCTACACAGCAACGCCGCCTGAGGCTCTGCTTTTATTTTTACAAAAAGATTTTGATATTTTAATAGTTCCACAACCTCTTGGCGAAGCGACTATTTTGCGCGGTAAAAAAGCAGGCGTTAGCGTGCATTACTCAGTTGATTTTCCAAAAATTTGGGGCGAGAGTTTTGGTACAAAACCGATAATCCCAATGGCTGGCATTATCGTAGAAAGAGGCTTTTACGAGAAAAACTTAAATCTATTTGATACGCTTCATAGCGATCTTAAAAATGCACTTTCATGGATACTTGAGAACAAACAAAGTGCAGCAAAGATTGGCTCGAGCTACTTGCCAGCTCCAGAAGTAGCGCTTGCAAATGCTTTTGATAAGGCAAATCTAACAGTAACAAAAGCAAATGAACTACAAAATGAGATCATGGCATTTTTTGAAGAAATTTATCAGTTTAATCCAAAATTTCTAGGTGGCAAGATGCCAGATAAAGGTCTATTTTTATGA